A single Phoenix dactylifera cultivar Barhee BC4 chromosome 1, palm_55x_up_171113_PBpolish2nd_filt_p, whole genome shotgun sequence DNA region contains:
- the LOC103713297 gene encoding BTB/POZ domain-containing protein At2g46260-like yields MKMNLQERGKSPVLAFADTTKCDCYLKIEVEPDARALACSLKDMDQEQNDLDSAENDSDDSDYQKRPDSNKIEEPIKTEVDESTEDDSDDSDNQKFPDFNKMDEPAKTGDENVHDNLGCDDMDGSACTGKLCHISSIILKAKSQYFYKLFKNADQSSQEKVVSLRIKASDASANTSIFIFSQTEVPAFLKLLEFMHGTTTPSTWKPSELAHMLMVADKFEVKSCLNECIAELKHQCRTLGKELLRFPLAAVEVVLSSDGLEVESEDDVFKFVFKWIKSNYDNHEILEQRFEILNSRLAPLIRYQYMSANYIEKMTTKYRIEDTSKFMSEGLDRGLEYKKSSPDWESGTTGMSTDEQVVERAYKRKPVKVVIHHQQHKTCTIYLSFTQDECVRLSRSPPAHSESFHFDKGVFVLTAARRTLRDGCCCFGLSVQIELAPSDDHYMCMASFRSKKNYLSLLNPTHVWGLSVQSWKPEVYEDLFSVPWDKFMEADSPYFVDGMLDLIVEITAIDLPRIIISRSTLQMLMR; encoded by the exons atgaagatgaatctGCAAGAACGAGGGAAGAGTCCGGTTCTAGCTTTTGCTGATACCACGAAATGTGACTGCTATCTCAAGATTGAGGTTGAGCCTGATGCAAGAGCTTTAGCATGTTCACTAAAAGATATGGATCAGGAACAGAATG ATCTGGACAGCGCGGAAAATGACTCTGATGATTCAGACTATCAGAAGCGTCCAGACTCTAACAAGATAGAGGAACCGATCAAGACTG AAGTGGATGAGAGCACGGAGGATGACTCTGATGATTCAGACAATCAAAAGTTTCCAGACTTCAACAAGATGGATGAACCGGCCAAGACTG GTGATGAGAATGTGCATGACAACCTCGGCTGTGATGATATGGATGGTTCTGCTTGTACTGGGAAATTGTGTCACATAAGTTCTATAATTTTGAAAGCAAAAAGTCAGTACTTCTACAAG CTGTTTAAAAATGCTGATCAAAGTTCACAAGAGAAGGTGGTGAGCCTACGGATTAAAGCATCAG ATGCCTCAGCCAACACCTCCATTTTCATATTTTCTCAAACAGAGGTACCTGCATTTCTGAAGCTTCTGGAGTTCATGCATGGGACAACCACTCCATCGACATGGAAACCTTCGGAGTTAGCACATATGCTGATGGTTGCTGATAAGTTTGAAGTGAAGTCCTGCTTAAATGAGTGTATTGCAGAGCTAAAGCACCAGTGCAGAACACTAGGAAAAGAACTGCTGAGGTTTCCCCTTGCTGCAGTCGAGGTTGTTCTGAGCAGTGATGGTCTTGAGGTAGAGTCAGAAGACGATGTCTTTAAATTTGTGTTTAAGTGGATAAAATCAAATTATGACAATCATGAAATTCTAGAGCAAAGATTTGAGATCTTGAATTCACGCCTCGCACCCCTCATTCGGTACCAGTACATGTCGGCCAACTACATCGAGAAGATGACAACAAAATATCGGATCGAGGATACAAGCAAATTCATGAGTGAAGGTCTTGATAGGGGATTAGAATACAAGAAAAGTTCACCAGACTGGGAATCAGGCACGACAGGGATGAGCACTGACGAGCAAGTTGTTGAGCGGGCCTACAAGCGCAAGCCAGTGAAGGTAGTCATCCATCACCAGCAGCACAAGACTTGCACAATCTACCTCAGCTTTACACAAGATGAATGTGTAAGACTCTCTCGATCACCACCTGCTCACTCGGAGAGCTTCCACTTCGATAAGGGCGTCTTCGTCCTAACAGCTGCCCGCCGCACCTTGAGAGATGGATGCTGCTGCTTTGGGCTTTCTGTGCAAATTGAGCTTGCCCCATCAGATGATCACTACATGTGCATGGCTTCATTCAGATCAAAGAAAAATTATCTATCTCTTCTAAATCCCACACATGTATGGGGTTTATCCGTCCAGTCTTGGAAGCCAGAAGTCTATGAAGACTTGTTTTCTGTGCCATGGGACAAGTTCATGGAAGCTGATAGCCCCTATTTTGTTGATGGCATGCTTGACCTGATAGTAGAGATTACTGCCATTGATCTACCACGTATTATTATTAGTAGATCCACCCTCCAGATGCTCATGAGATAA